The DNA window ATGCCTCcaagggaaaggctgtggagcCAGCCCTCAGGCAAGGAAATGTCCTCAGAGGTGTGTAgaaggggacaagggacagacatggctctgccagctcctggcagcatgGAGCAGTGTCCTGTGCTGAAGGTGTCGAGCACAGCCTGGGGTGTGTGGGGGCTGACGGGGAtcactgagctgctgccacctccttctccagcccttCATGCTCCTGAGCAGCATGGTGAATCGGGACACCTGGTTGGTGAATCGAGATTTGGTTGGCGAGTTGGGACTTTTGGCCGTTGAGGACTCAGCCAGCGATGGGCACTCTCAGCTCCAGGTGAGTCTGCACTCAGACCGTGGATGTGGACTCTTGGGTGGTGAATTGGGACCCCGGGCTGGCGAGCTGGGCCTGGTTTGGTGAATGGGGACTCACCCAATGAATCCCCACTCCGGATATTTTGTTGCAGGCAGCCGGAGCTTGTCAAGGGAAGAAAGGCTCCTTGTCTCGGGGTCGTGGCTCCGGTCCTGTtgtgtgtctgcaagagaaaagaGGACGGCCGAGAGAGGAGGACAGGCCCACTGCCGATGCCAGCTCCCTTCccgcagcccctgccagcccttgCTGGCCACAATGGGCCCATCTCCCCTCCCAGCAAACCAGCCAAGCATTGAAATTTAATAGCTCTGGCCTCTCTGCATCCCAGTGATTAGGTCTGTGATTAAAGCCCGTGCGttgctttgcttgctgggaGGCAAATTCCTCCGCAGGGCCCGTGAAATCGGCTCCGAGCACGGTGCCCGCTCCTCGCCCTCTCCCGTGTCCAGCAAGGCACTGATGGGAGCCCTCGGATAACCCCGTCCATCCCTGCAAACCTCGCTCCTCCCTCCTCTGGGAAGGACAGAGGGGATGGGAGCCCGCGGGCTGGGGCCGGGCTGGTGGCCCCGGGGCAAACGGAGGCACAGCGAGGGACGCTGACCCCAGAGCCAGAGGGGCTCGGGCTCACGGCCGGCTGGAGGGGGCAGGAACGGAGGCTGTGCCCTCCCGGGGAAACAGGAGCGCGCCGGGAAGGTGAGTGGGGTCCGAGGGAGCGGGAACAGCCCCGGGGAGCGATGGGCTCAGAGCCatgccccagggcagggggacgGGGGACAAACCCCCCCGTGCTCCCAAGCTGGGCATGAGCAGGAGCATCCTTAAACCTGCTGAAATCCTTGTGACCCGCTTTGGTCCTGAACCCCAGGAAATCCCTACAGCCCACGGGGGCGAGCGGCTGCAGCCGAGGATGGCTCCGGAACCCAGGACTGACCCCTCTGTGGGTCAGGACTCCTCTGTGGGTCATCCCTCACAGCTCTGAGACAGGGAGCTGAGCAGCCACTGCCCGCCTTTGCCGAGGGGACTGTCCCACCACTGCCACCCGGCCACGCTGGGCTCCTTGGAAGGGACAAAAACGGGTGGTGAGGGAATGTGGGCACTACTCCAAGGTGGGCAACTCTGTGTGGAGCCACGGCAGGTCCAGGAAGgatgggctgtgccaggcttgAGGGTCTGTGCCATGTCACCCTCAGCTCCGTGGTGACACTGTGCACGATGGGCTGTGCCactgtcacctgcacagtgacACCAGCCATGGTGGatgggctgtgccagcctcaCCTGCACAGTGACACCAGCCATGGTGGatgggctgtgccagcctcaCCTGCACAGTGACACCAGCCATGGTGGatgggctgtgccagcctcaCCTGCACAGTGACACCAGCCATGGTGGATGGGTTGTGCCAgtgtcacctgcacagtgacACCAGCCATGGTGGatgggctgtgccagcctcaCCTGCACAGTGACACCAGCCATGGTGGATGTTCTCTGCCAGCCTCACCTGCACAGTGACACCTGCCATGGTGGATGAACTGTGCCAgtgtcacctgcacagtgacACCAGCCATGGTGATTGGGCTGTGCCTGCGTCACCTGCACAGTGACACCTGCCATGGTGGATGGGCTGTGCCTgtgtcacctgcacagtgacACCTGCCATGGTGGATGGGCTGTGTCACCCTCACCTGCACAGTGACACCAGCCATGGTGGATGGGCTATACCAGCCTCACCTCCGTGGTGGCACTGTCCAcactgtgctgtgccagcctcACCTCTGCACTGTGACACTTGGTGACACCATGGCCGGAGTCTCCCCAGGCAGTGTCTGGCTGGACAGGCACCATGAGGGAGGATCCCAGTGAGGAGCAGACGGTTTCCAGATCCCaccacacagccctggctggccTCACTCCTTGGCTGCCCCACCCCACTCCGtgtctccctgcagcccacCTTGCTGACTCCCTCCAAGGGCAGCTGGAGATGAGGGGTGGCCTTGCCCATCCTGCAGTGCCCCTtgcccatcctgccctgcctcacCCCCAGCACTGCATCACTCTGGGATTGCCAATCCCCTCTGAGGTCCCTGTCCTTACACAGCCATTTCTTCTCCTCATACACAGATCCTCTCTGGTCACAGCCATGCTGGTCCCACTCCagctccctttccctccctcccatcccacGGGAAGCCTCTGCCCATGCCAGGACATCCCACCTGTCCTTGGTGTTTGCTCAGACATCAGcatctcctctctgctccacCAGCACACCCCTCTCCCCCCGTGCCACCCTTTTTATTGCCGTGTCCACGTTCCCAGTGCTTTTTCCATGGTTTTACCTGTCCTAGAGCTCCGTGCTGGAAGGGCATGGCAAAGAGCAAACCCCGCCGGTGCAGGGTGACAGAAATGCTGCAACCAGGGGGAAGATCCTGAGGATTCCACACCGGTGAGCCGCTCGCCGTGCCCGCCGGGATCGGCTGCCGCCTCCCAGCACCACTCCTCGGTTCTTAATGCCCCGAGCAAGCCGAGAATTAATTATTCAGCGGCTCCCAGGACGCACCGGGAACATCCGATCCGCGCGGGGCTGCGCCTTTGGCTCCCCCTGCCCCGGAGAGCGCcggccgcgtccccgccgtGCCGCACGCTTAACACCCCCGGCTGTGGGGATTAATGGCCTCGTGTCCTCTCTCCCAGGGAGCCCGGAGCGCTGGCACGTGGATGAATCCCTCTCCAGAAGAAATCCTGCTGGAAGCAAGACGGAGCCGCGGCCGGAGGGGAGGGTGGTGGGAgtgctgggggtccctggggagaGATCCCTGCGCCATGCTCGACCCCAGGGGATGGCGGCAGGGCCGGCCTGACCTTGCCAGAGCCACTGGGACAGTGGCACCGGTTCTTCTCCACGCAGATGGAAACTGGGAGCTGGGGGGATGATAACCCTGGGGCgtttcatcccaaatcccaccgaCACCCTGGGCAGCTCCGTTGAAGGAGCCTGTTGGAGCAGGAGTGGCTGGGAGCCGTCACCCCGTGCGCAGCCACGTTGTCTGGGGGGACCtgacggggacagggatggagcaaaccctggcacagcccaggcaccTCCACCAGACATCCCAGGGTGTTccatctgctcccagctgtgtccagggTGGCAGGACGTGCTGCAcccctggcctggcacaggcaggaaggTGCCTGGAGAGGGTGACAAGGGGGGGACCACACACCCACCACCCCCGGGTGACGCTCAGATGGGACCCTGTGGAAGGAGGGGCTGAATCTCTGTCAGGAGACATGAACGTCCATGCTGGGAGACCGCAGGCACCGGCAAGAGgcttaactttaaaaaaaaaaaaaaaaaggtttatttatttcaagatcttactttttttttttttttctccttttttgtcGTTTTTACCTGTATTTCAAAAAAAGTGGGGCAAAAGTACAAAAAAAGTCAGTTGCGGAACGGCAAAGGTTTAGAAATCACAGCGCGGAACGAACCCAAGCGAGAAACACGGAGCACGAACCAAACACCCCCACGACACGGCCGAATTATCactgggatttttgttttcctcagtaCAAAACACACCAAAGCATGCCACGGAGCGGGAAGGGAGGCAGGGCGGGAGGAGAGGCTGCGGCTGCGGGGGGAGCCTggctccggccccgccggccccggccccgccgctcacGTCAGGTTGTTCTGGAGGCAGTTGAGCTCCCCCACGTCCTGCTCCCCTTTGCCGCCGTCGTGCTTGGGCGACGTCGAGTTGTGGATGTTGAACGGCTCCTCGTCCTTCAGGCAGGATTTCAGCGAGTCCTGCAGCTTGTGGGGAGCGCTGGGATCGTCCTGCGGGAGAGAGGGGGGTCAGGGCAGGGCCGTGATGGGGGCGAGACGCACTGGGGGCTCCCATGTCCCACTGACCCCTTGCGGAGAGCCACTGGAGGGGACAAAtgccccctcccagctcagATGGCGGCACGGGGGGACCGCGCTGCGGGGACAGGGTCCGACCGCCCCGCGGTGACGCcgtcccccagcacagcctccccaCCTCGGGGTGCTGCGGCTCCCAAAGCgcccaggagctgtgccagccgTGCCAGCCGTGCACATCCCCCCGGCCATCCCGCCCACCGTTCCCGCCCGAGTCCTTTCCCAGCCCGGCGCATCTCCTCGTCCCCGCGACAATCAGCCACTCCCGGCGGCGCTTGGCAGGAGCCCAGAGGGGTTGGCTTTATTGCGGTTCCTCAGCGTACAGCCGGTGCCCCCGCGCCGCTGGCAAAGCCGGGCACGCCTCTTCCCGACGTCCCCCCGCTGGAGCATCCTCCCGCGCCAGGGCCGGGCTGCGCCCCGAGTCTGTCCCGCACCCACGGGaggagcggccccgccggcaccggcgccgggctccggccctcgGGGGGCGGCTGTGCCCGCACGGTCCCGCTgcgggagcagggcagggcagggcagggcagggcagggcaggaggagccctggcctgggggctgccagggcgGGCCGGCCCGGGCCGTGCTGGTTACGGTGCTCCCGGTGCCACGCCGAGAGCGGCGGACGGACGGGGACACCAAGGGCCGGCGTCACACAGGGACAGGATTCTCATCTCCTGGGCAGGGACGTCCGGCCAGTCCGGAGCTGGTGCCATTGGCTGCAGGATCCCCAAAAACCCCTTCCCGGGGGTGTTGACCCTGCTggcccctcctcatcctcggaGTGCTGCGTCCCAGGCACCGCGTGCCAAACCCTCCAACTCCGGAGGGGACGAGGGCCGTGTCAGAGCCCGGCGAGACGCCGGGGAGTGGCACCGAGTTCATCCCGCGGTTCATCCTCTCGGCAGCGGGGAGGGAGCCGGCCCCGGAGCCTCCTGCCAgggcggccgggccgcgccgACGCTAGGGCTGCTAAAGGCGCTCGGAAGACGGGGAACAGCGGCCGCGGACAGGGGAAGGCTAAAGGGACCTACGCTCCTCCTCCGGCTCGCGCTCCGCAAAGCCCTTCGCTTCTCTCTGTTCCGAGTCGAAAGACAGCAGGTCGGAAGGGCATCCGGGGGATGCCGGTGGGTGCACCCCAAGCACGGCAGCAGCCCGGAGCGTGTCATCCTCCAGCACCGGAgccatctgctgctcctgcccagcgATCCACAGCCCGGGAGCAGCGCCCGCCCCGGCTGCCCCCTCCCTGAACGCTCCCTGCCACCCTCACACGGAGCCAAAGCCATCGGGAACTCGGGATGGTGGCTCCCGGGGAGCCACAttggcaggaggggacagggaagggacagggggGTGACACCGCCCCCCTGCCTGGCCTAGGTCCAGTTTAGGACCCACCAGCGAGGGGACAGAGCAGTGACCATGGCAGGATGGGGACGGGAGGGCAGCGCTGAACCATGGAGGGTTCAGAGGTTGTCAGACAGAGGGACAAGGACGGGATAGAAAGAGGGACGGGGGGACGGTGCCACACAGCTCCTTACGTTTGGGTGGGAGCCCTCGGCGATGGTGGAGAGGGAGAAGTTGTCGTTGTGCAGCTCGGACGGGGTGCGGTATCTGCGGGGTCAGGAGAGCAGGGGTGAGAGCAGGACCCCCCACACGGCCCCACTCACGTTTTGGGGTGACCCTGGTTTTGGGGCGGGGTAACTCTTCCCAGCGCTGGAGGTCTGGGGGGGTAAATGTCCCCAGAGATGGAAGTCTGGGCTAAATACCCACAGATCTAAGGGCTTTGGAGGGATAAATCTTCCCTGctgtgggggtttggggttttatacCCCCAGCTCTGAGGATTTGGGGAGCTAAATGTCTCCAAGTCTGGGGGACTTGGGCACTTAGTATACCCAGAGATGGAGGTCTATGGGCATAAATGTCCTGAACTCTGGAGGTTTGGGGACTAAATATCCCCCGGGATTGAGCTGGGGCTAAAGGAGCCCAGTGTGACATTTTGGGAGGCTCAgtgcccccagctctggggttttgggggtagctgggctctgggcaggagagcaggaagggcagcccggggcagggctggagagggagacccgggagctggcagggagcttCCCTGCTAATTACACTTGGCATTTCCAAACACTAATTAACAGCTCATTAGGGACGGGGCTGGGAAggctccctcctccctgctccaggagctgggcagcagtggctggggcggggggggtgaccccaaaccctcccctgtcagcccccagccctgtccccagccggGCCGTCCCCGATGGCCGCCCAGCCggtgtccccagctcccagcgAAGCAGATTAACTGGTGCCAGTCAGGAGCAGCTTTAAGGGATTAACCGCGGAGCAGGAGCCACAGCCACGTCTCCCGCCTCCGGCAGCTTTCCCACCCACCGTCACCGCGTCCCCACCGgccccgggggtcccggtgACGCGAGGAGGACGGGCTGGCACCGGCAGGGCAGGGGTGTTcggggccggcccggggcgTCCCCGTCACTCACTTGGTCTTGCGCAGTTTGCTGTTCTCCGTCTTGAGCAGGTAGAGCTTCTTGGCGAAGAACACGGTGAGcatgaagagcagcagcaccacgaGCGCGGCCGAGCCCACGGCCACGCACATCACCTGGAAGTCGGTGACGATGGACTCGCAGCGCGTGCCCTTGTGCCACGTGTAGTCCTGCGTGTTGCACCTGCCGGGGGGCGCGGTCAGAGGCGTCCCCCCGCCCCAAAACGAGCCCCCGTCCCACAGAGCATCCTCGGGGGATGCGGTGTTTGTGCCTGGGGGGGGTTACGGGTGTCCGAGGGGGATGGGATGAGCGGTCCCGAGGGGGGTGACACCGagtgacatggggacactggggcacGCCGGGAGCGGGGTCGGGGTCTCCCAGACGGTGCTGCTGCCCCGCACCAGTGGCTTCCAGCCCCAGCGGCGGCGGGAGCACGGAGGGGTCCCCCGGGTCCCCCCGAGCGGGCGGGCCCGGTGCCAGCCGCAGGGCACATCCCGGTGCGTGCGGCACAGCCGGCGTCGCCTCCCGGCGCAATCTGCCGGGGCCGATTAGCGCGGCCGCCCCGCGGCCTCGGCTGCGCGGCCCTGACCTAATTCCTGCCCAGCCGCCGCCCGGGGGGCAGGGAAAGCCCTCCGCATCCCGGCGGGATGGGGCTGCGGGGCACCGCCGTGGGCCGCGGGGGACGGAGAGCCCGGGAATGGGGGTGGAAAGGTTCGGAATGGAATGAAAAAGGATGGAAAGACTGGGAACGGAGTGTCAGGGGGATGGAgagcccagggatggagcacagggAATGGAGAGCCCAGGAATGAGGTACTTGGGGTGGGACAAACTAGGAACAGGGTGAAAGGGATGATAGGCCAGGAATAGGTTGCAGGGAGATGGAAGCACTGGGAAGAGCTTGCATGGGTGGTGGAGAGCCCAGGGATGGGATGCATGGAGTATGGAGAGACTGGGAGTGGGGGTGCACAAGGGCTGGAAGGACTGGGAATGAGATACACAGGAATGGAGAGCCTGGGCATGGAGTGCAGGGGATGGAGAGCTTGGAGATGGAGTGCAGGGGATGGAGAACCCCGGGACAGGGTGCAGGGGTCGGTGAGTCAGGGATGGCGAGCCCCCACGCCCCCAGCCCGCCGGGCCCCGGCCCTTACCGGCAGAAGGCCCCGTGGCTCTCCACCAGGTAGCACTGGCCGCCGTTGTGGCAGTAGCTGGGGACGAGGTCGCAGAGGGAGCGGCAGGAGCTGTTGTGCCGCACGTACCCGCTCCGGCACTCGGAGCCGTTCTcggccgggccccgctcccccggccGCGGCCAGGCCGTGGGGCTGCCCCCGGACagcccgggcggcggcggcggggccgcggcgcggTGCCCGGTGGGCCGGGGGtcccgcggggccggcgcggcgcCGGGCACGGCCGAGGCGGGCGGCCGGTAGCCGTTCTCGTCCTCCAGGCCCCcgtcttcctcctcctcctcttcctcctcgtCCTCCAGCTCGTCCTCGTCGTCCCCGTCGGCGTAGAAGGAGGTGGTGGGGTAGAAATCGGCGTCGTCGAAGGGCGTGAAGTCGTCGTAGAGCTCGTGGAGGGCCCAGGGCGTGGCCGCCCCCTCGggctcccgccgccgcgccgAGCCGGCCGCGCCCCGGCCGCCCCCGGGGAAGCCCCCCAGTCCCTCGCCCCCCTCAAACAGGTCGTAGTAGTCGACGTCGATGATCTCCGAGCCCGTCCGGTCGGCCGGGGGCTTGGGCGGGCCCGTGGCGGCGGTGatgggctcctgcagccacgTCAGGTCGGTCCAGCCGCGGGCGCCctgcgccggggccgggctggagGCGGCGGCCCAGAGCTCCGGGGGACCCCCCGAGTCCCCCCCGGCGGCGGGCACGGGGCTGGGCTCGCCCAGCACGGGGGTCCGCGGCGCGGCCGAGCCCCCGGCCGCCAGCAGCAGGTCGGATTCGGCAGAGTCGGTGGCCAGCTGGGGCCCGGgcgggccgggcagggcggcCGGGAGCCCCCCGAAGCCCCCCGGGCCAGGCGGGGAGGCCGGCGTGGGCCGATCACCGCTCCCCGGCTCCTCGGGGCTGCCGAGGGCCACCGGCACCGTGCCCCCGTCCCCGGGCCAGGTGACGGCTCGGGGGGGCACGGCGCTGGCCTCGCCCTCCCCGGCGCACCCCGGGCACCCCTCGGGCACGGCCGAGGGCTCCGTGGTGGCCGTGCCCCCTCCGGGGGGCTCTAGCTGGGGTCCTGCCGCGGCCCCCCCGGCGCTCGTGCTGTTGCTGGGTCCCCCCGGGGGGTCTCCACTCGCCAGGTCCCATTTCGGGGGTCTGCTCTCCAACGAGCCCTCCCAGGCTCTCCCCTCGCCAACGCTGGAGTTTTGGGGGGGCCACGCGGATGCTGGGGGGGGGtgcaaggagagaaagaggTGTCAGAGGTGCCCCCGCACCCCTGCGAAGACGTGGCAGCCTGGGGGGGTCCAACAGGTCCCCACCTGCTCCACCTTGCACCCACCTGGATGCACGACAAGGACcctggggggcgggggggctgCACCCCGAATCCTTGAGCCTCTCCCGGGGACTGATGGGGTGAACCCCACAGAAGCCCCCAGCTCTGTGGGTGCCCCCACAGCCAACTCTGTGACGCCccccctcagcacagcccccccAACCCAAGTCTTCCCCGGCCCTGccccctcagctgcccttcAAGGGGGATCCATCCCCCTGCAAAGGGATGCAGCCCCCACTGCAAGGGGAGCCAGCCCTCCCCGAAAGAAACCAGCCCCCCATAAGGGGATCCACCCCCCCCGCCCAGGTAGATCCAGCCCTCCTGTGGTTCTTCTAAGTGCACTCCACAGACACAACGggctccagctccctgtgctgggatccagccccgctccccgccccaCGGACCCGTCGCTCAGTGCGGGGGGATCCAGCCCCTCTGGCTGCTGCGGATGCAGCCACTACACACAGCGGGATCAGCCCCTGCGGCGGGATCAGCCCCTCTGCAATGGAATCCAGCCCCTGCCGAGGGGATCAGCCCTCTCTGCCTCCCGCATGTCCATCCAGACACACACCAGGATCCAGCCCTCCCCACAGCGGGATCCAGCCCCCTGCGAGCGGATCCAGCCCTCCTCCGGTTCCTGCAAGCGCGCCCCATACACAGACCCGGATCCCGCCCCTGCAAGGGGATCCAGCTCCCTGCAAGGGTATCCAGCCCCTTTCCAAGGGTATCCGAGTCCCCCTGCAATGGAATCCAGCCCCTTCCAGGGGGATCCACCCCCCCTCCGGCTCCTGCAAGTGCACCCCATAACCCCAAGAGGATCCAGCCCCTGCAAGGGAATCCGGTCCCTCCTGcaaggggctccagcccttccctggctcctgcagaTGCTCCCCCTGCACACACGGGGATCCAGCCCCTGCCGCAAGGGACCCGGCCCCGGCAAGGGGATCCCGCCCGCCCTGCAAGGGATCCGGCCCCGGCAGGCGGATCCAGCCCTTCCTCCAAGGGGATCCAG is part of the Vidua chalybeata isolate OUT-0048 chromosome 1, bVidCha1 merged haplotype, whole genome shotgun sequence genome and encodes:
- the CSPG5 gene encoding chondroitin sulfate proteoglycan 5 isoform X1; the encoded protein is MAPRAPRAPRALALLLAIGALASAWPPQNSSVGEGRAWEGSLESRPPKWDLASGDPPGGPSNSTSAGGAAAGPQLEPPGGGTATTEPSAVPEGCPGCAGEGEASAVPPRAVTWPGDGGTVPVALGSPEEPGSGDRPTPASPPGPGGFGGLPAALPGPPGPQLATDSAESDLLLAAGGSAAPRTPVLGEPSPVPAAGGDSGGPPELWAAASSPAPAQGARGWTDLTWLQEPITAATGPPKPPADRTGSEIIDVDYYDLFEGGEGLGGFPGGGRGAAGSARRREPEGAATPWALHELYDDFTPFDDADFYPTTSFYADGDDEDELEDEEEEEEEEDGGLEDENGYRPPASAVPGAAPAPRDPRPTGHRAAAPPPPPGLSGGSPTAWPRPGERGPAENGSECRSGYVRHNSSCRSLCDLVPSYCHNGGQCYLVESHGAFCRCNTQDYTWHKGTRCESIVTDFQVMCVAVGSAALVVLLLFMLTVFFAKKLYLLKTENSKLRKTKYRTPSELHNDNFSLSTIAEGSHPNDDPSAPHKLQDSLKSCLKDEEPFNIHNSTSPKHDGGKGEQDVGELNCLQNNLT
- the CSPG5 gene encoding chondroitin sulfate proteoglycan 5 isoform X2; the protein is MAPRAPRAPRALALLLAIGALASAWPPQNSSVGEGRAWEGSLESRPPKWDLASGDPPGGPSNSTSAGGAAAGPQLEPPGGGTATTEPSAVPEGCPGCAGEGEASAVPPRAVTWPGDGGTVPVALGSPEEPGSGDRPTPASPPGPGGFGGLPAALPGPPGPQLATDSAESDLLLAAGGSAAPRTPVLGEPSPVPAAGGDSGGPPELWAAASSPAPAQGARGWTDLTWLQEPITAATGPPKPPADRTGSEIIDVDYYDLFEGGEGLGGFPGGGRGAAGSARRREPEGAATPWALHELYDDFTPFDDADFYPTTSFYADGDDEDELEDEEEEEEEEDGGLEDENGYRPPASAVPGAAPAPRDPRPTGHRAAAPPPPPGLSGGSPTAWPRPGERGPAENGSECRSGYVRHNSSCRSLCDLVPSYCHNGGQCYLVESHGAFCRCNTQDYTWHKGTRCESIVTDFQVMCVAVGSAALVVLLLFMLTVFFAKKLYLLKTENSKLRKTKYRTPSELHNDNFSLSTIAEGSHPNREAKGFAEREPEEERRSL